GCTGGCCCATCGGCGGCTATGTGGTGTCCGGAAACCCCTCGGTTGCCGCGGCGCTGAAGGCCATGATCGCGCCGCACTTGACCAAGAAACCGGCGGCCTGAAACAAACCGGCGACCGCTACCGCTCGCAATAGGAATCCGCTAGGGCGCGACGGTCGGACGCACGGCCGACGACTGGGCAGGCGCGGCGGCAGGCCGCCCGGCATCGCCGCGCAGCTCGCGCCGCAGGATCTTGCCGACGTTGCTCTTGGGCAGCTCGGCCCGGAACTCCACTTCACGCGGGCATTTGTACCCCGTCAGCCTTTCCCGGCACCATGCGTTGATCTCCGCCTGCGAGAGGGCAGCGCTGCGCGGCACGATGAAGACCTTGACCACTTCGCCGGAGCGCTCGTCCTCCACGCCGATGGCGGCAACCTCCAGGACATCGGGATGGGCGACAACGACGTCTTCGACCTCGTTGGGGTACACCTTGAAGCCCGACACGGTGATCATGTCTTTCTTGCGGTCGACGATGCGGATGTACCCGCGTGCGTCGATGGTGCCTATATCGCCGCTTCGGAAATAGCCATCCGCGGTCATGACCTCGCGGGTTTCCTCCGGCCGTTGCCAATACCCGCGCATGACCTGCGGCCCCTTGATGCAGACTTCCCCGCGTTCGCCCTCGGGCACCGGCCGGCCTTCATCGTCCAGGATCGCCACATCCGTGGAAGGCACGGGCAGGCCGATGGAGCCGGAAAAGTCCAGCGTATCGGTGGGATTGACGGCTGCCACCGGTGCTGTTTCCGACAGGCCGTAGCCCTCGATGATGGGCCGGCCCGTCATGACGCGCCAGCGCTCGGCCACGGTACTCTGCACCGCCATGCCGCCGCCGAATGTCAGGCGCAAGGCGGAAAAATCCAGCGCCGCGAAGTCAGGATTGTTGGCCAGGGCGTTGAACAGCGTATTGACGCCCGGGAAGATATTCACCGGCACATCGCGCCATGCCTTTATCAGGGCAGGCTGGTCGCGCGGATTCAGGATAAGCAGGTTGCGCATGCCGGCGTGCATACCGTACAGGCCGCAGACAGTCATCGCGAAGACGTGATAGAGCGGCAAGGCGCTGATGATCGTCAGTTGGCCGGCCACGTCGTGCAATGCCGGCCAGGCGACCGCTTCGGTCTGCAAAACGTTGATCGCCAGGTTGCGATGAGTCAGCATCGCGCCCTTGGGCGTACCGGTCGTACCGCCCGTGTACTGCAGCACGGCCAGGTCGTCCATCGACAGGACCGGCGCCTCGAATCCATGCCGGCGGCCGATGGACAGGACCCGCGTCAAGGGCAGCGCGCCGTCGATGCGCCATGCCGGCACGGCCTTTTTTACGTGCCTGGCCACCAGGTTCACGACGGTTTCCTTGACCCCGCCCAGCAGGTCGCCCACCGCCGTGACGACGACGTGGCGCAGGTCTCCCCGGTCCTGCACGTCCTGCAGGGTGTGCGCGAAGTTCTCCAGGACGACGATGACCTGGGCGCCGCTGTCCAAAAGCTGCCGCTGCAGCTCCACCGGTTTGTACAAGGGGTTGACGTTGACCAATACATGGCCAGCGCGCAATGTTCCCAGCATGCAGGCCAGATAAGCGGGAACGTTGGGCAGCATCAGGGCAACCCGGCTGCCGCGTTCCAGGTCCAGCGACTGCAGCCATCCGGCGAAGCACTCCGCATGGCGGTCCAGCGCCTCGTAGAGAATATCCGTCCCCATCGCCGTACAGGCGACCCGGCTGGCGTAACGCTCGCATGCCCGGTCCAGCAAATCCACCAGAGACACGTAGCCGTCGGCGGAAACCTCGGCGGGAACACCCGCGGGATATTCGGCCAGCCATGGACGCTGCATGGTAGATGTCTCCAATTTAATAAGGCCGGGTTTGATGATACGCTCGATCGTCCAGCCGCCCCGCCGTCCGTTGCGGCGTGCCGGGCGTCTCCGGCCTGATGGCCTGGTCTATTTTTGCCGCGCCCGCCCGGGCGTGCAACCCAACGGTGCTCCATGAAACTGCTAGAACCCATCGTCGCCTGGCAGGCGGACCTCGCCGCCATACGCCGTGACCTGCATGCCCATCCGGAACTGTGCTTCGAGGAATTCCGGACCTCCGACGTAGTGGCTGCCAAACTCCAGGAATGGGGTATCGAAGTACACCGTGGCCTGGGCGGCACCGGCGTGGTCGGCACCATACGCGGCAATGCCGGCGGCACACGCGCGATCGGCTTGCGCGCCGACATGGACGCCCTGCCGATGCAAGAAATCAACACGTTCGAGCATGCCAGCCGGCATCCCGGCAAAATGCATGCGTGCGGGCACGACGGGCACACGGCCATGCTGCTGGGCGCCGCCCGCTATCTTGCGGCACACCGGGATTTCGAAGGCATCGTCCACGTCATTTTCCAGCCCGCCGAAGAACACGGCGGCGGCGCCAAACGCATGATCGACGACGGCCTGTTCCGCGAATTCCCCATGGAAGCGGTGTTCGGCATGCATAACTGGCCCGGCATGGCGCAAGGCTCGTTCGGCTTGACGCCGGGGCCCATCATGGCATCCAGCAACGATTTCCGGATCACGATTTCGGGCAAGGGTTCGCACGCTGGAATGCCGCACCTGGGCGTCGATCCGGTCATGGCCGCTGTGCAACTGGCGCAATCGCTGCAGACGATCATCACGCGCAACCGCAATCCGCTCGATGCCGCCGTCCTGAGCATCACGCAAATCCACGCCGGCAGCGCGGACAACGTGGTGCCCACCGAGGCCGTCATGCGGGGCACGGCGCGCACGTTCACGATGGAATCGCTCGATCTGATCGAACAGCGCATGCGCGATATCTCCGTGCATACTTGCGCCGCGCTGGGCTGCGACGTGGATTTCGATTTCCAGCGGCACTATCCGCCGACGATCAACCATCCCGCCGAGGCGGCCGTATGCGCCGACGTGCTGCGCGAGCTGGTCGGAACCAGCAACGTCGATGACCATGTGCAGCCCTCGATGGGCGCCGAGGATTTCGCCTTCATGCTGCAGGAAATTCCCGGCTGCTATGTCTGGATCGGCAATGGCTGGGGCGAACACCGCACGGCGGGCCATGGATTGGGCCCCTGCATGCTGCATAACGGCAGCTACGATTTCAATGATGACCTGCTGGGACTGGGCGCCACGTACTGGGTTCGGCTGGCCCTGGCCCGCTTGAGCCGGCCAGCCGAGGCGGGAGCGCGCTAGGCACGGCACATTTCCAGGAATAGCGAGGCCGCGCGGGCCGGCGCGGAGGCGTGCGGCAACAGGATACTGAGCATGCGGGTCAAGCCCCCGCCGCCGATCCGCAACGCGACCAGCGCGCCATCCTCGTGGCGCATCGACATGACCGACACGAAGCCGATACCCAGCCCGGCGCGTACGGCCTGCTTGACGCCTTCGACGCCGGCCAGTTCCAGCGCTACGTCGGGAACCAGGCCTTCGGCATGGAAGGCGCGTTCGACCAGTCCCCTGACGCCCGACCCCTGCTCCCGCATCACCAGCGAATACTTGGCCAGGTCCGCGAGTCGAACCTGGCCGCGCCGGGCCAGATCATGGTCGGCCGGCACCACGGCCACCACCTCATCGGCGCGCCATTCATAGACGGCGGTGTCGGCAGGCAGCCCCGTCGGGACATCGCCCTCGATGAAAGCCATGTCCAACTGCGCCAGGCGCTGGACGATTTCACGCGTGTTGCCGTCCGACAGCTGCAACGCCACCGCCGGGTAGCGGGCGCGGAATGTGGCGACCAGGCCGGGCAATACATAGCTGGCGGGCGTCGTACTCGCGCCCAGCCGCAACGAGCCGGACGCGATGCCCCGCCAGGCGTCGCGCACGCCCCGCGCCAGCGCATAGGCCTGGCGCACCTGGCGCGCATGCTCGACCAGCTTATCGCCCGCCGAGGTCAGGGCGATACCGTGGCCGCTGCGCCGGTACAGGGGTTCGCCGAACCACTCCTGCAGGGCGCGCAGCTGGCCGGAGACCGCCGGTTGCGATAAATGCAACAGTTCGGCCGCGCGGCTGATATTGCCCGTCTCGGCGACATAGGCGAAGGTCAGCAGTTGTTCAGGAGTCATGGCGGGTACACGGCAAGGCGAGGACAGCGAGGCTGGCCGGGACGAGGCGCCCACGGGTGGACGGCCCGATATCGGAATTTCGGATATTTAACATCCGAACTAATAATTTTTCAAATGATCTCCCGGCGCCTACATTACTACCTGTAATTTAGGTTGGCGGCGCAGTCATGACAGGGACGGGCGTCCCCGTCGCCTCCGGCCGAGGAATCCCATCATGAACACCACCATCGCGGGCCTGCCTGTAGCC
Above is a genomic segment from Bordetella genomosp. 11 containing:
- a CDS encoding AMP-binding protein, coding for MQRPWLAEYPAGVPAEVSADGYVSLVDLLDRACERYASRVACTAMGTDILYEALDRHAECFAGWLQSLDLERGSRVALMLPNVPAYLACMLGTLRAGHVLVNVNPLYKPVELQRQLLDSGAQVIVVLENFAHTLQDVQDRGDLRHVVVTAVGDLLGGVKETVVNLVARHVKKAVPAWRIDGALPLTRVLSIGRRHGFEAPVLSMDDLAVLQYTGGTTGTPKGAMLTHRNLAINVLQTEAVAWPALHDVAGQLTIISALPLYHVFAMTVCGLYGMHAGMRNLLILNPRDQPALIKAWRDVPVNIFPGVNTLFNALANNPDFAALDFSALRLTFGGGMAVQSTVAERWRVMTGRPIIEGYGLSETAPVAAVNPTDTLDFSGSIGLPVPSTDVAILDDEGRPVPEGERGEVCIKGPQVMRGYWQRPEETREVMTADGYFRSGDIGTIDARGYIRIVDRKKDMITVSGFKVYPNEVEDVVVAHPDVLEVAAIGVEDERSGEVVKVFIVPRSAALSQAEINAWCRERLTGYKCPREVEFRAELPKSNVGKILRRELRGDAGRPAAAPAQSSAVRPTVAP
- a CDS encoding M20 aminoacylase family protein, with product MKLLEPIVAWQADLAAIRRDLHAHPELCFEEFRTSDVVAAKLQEWGIEVHRGLGGTGVVGTIRGNAGGTRAIGLRADMDALPMQEINTFEHASRHPGKMHACGHDGHTAMLLGAARYLAAHRDFEGIVHVIFQPAEEHGGGAKRMIDDGLFREFPMEAVFGMHNWPGMAQGSFGLTPGPIMASSNDFRITISGKGSHAGMPHLGVDPVMAAVQLAQSLQTIITRNRNPLDAAVLSITQIHAGSADNVVPTEAVMRGTARTFTMESLDLIEQRMRDISVHTCAALGCDVDFDFQRHYPPTINHPAEAAVCADVLRELVGTSNVDDHVQPSMGAEDFAFMLQEIPGCYVWIGNGWGEHRTAGHGLGPCMLHNGSYDFNDDLLGLGATYWVRLALARLSRPAEAGAR
- a CDS encoding LysR family transcriptional regulator → MTPEQLLTFAYVAETGNISRAAELLHLSQPAVSGQLRALQEWFGEPLYRRSGHGIALTSAGDKLVEHARQVRQAYALARGVRDAWRGIASGSLRLGASTTPASYVLPGLVATFRARYPAVALQLSDGNTREIVQRLAQLDMAFIEGDVPTGLPADTAVYEWRADEVVAVVPADHDLARRGQVRLADLAKYSLVMREQGSGVRGLVERAFHAEGLVPDVALELAGVEGVKQAVRAGLGIGFVSVMSMRHEDGALVALRIGGGGLTRMLSILLPHASAPARAASLFLEMCRA